In the genome of Lactobacillus intestinalis, the window GTGGCTTTAACAGCGTCTAAAACTGAGCCGCCAGTGGTAATTAAATCGTCAATTAAAACAATTTTGTCATCTTCAGTAAAGCGTCCTTCGATTTGACGCCCTTTACCATGATCTTTGGGTTTTGGACGAACATAAATCATTGGTAGACCAAGTTTTTCCGCAACTAAAGCTGCATGAGGAATTCCAGCAGTGGCCACACCTCCAATAATTGTTACATCTGGAAATTTCTCTTTAATTAAATTAGCTAAATCAGTTTCGATCCAATCTCTTAAATCTGGGTAAGAAATAGTTAATCGCAAGTCAGTATAAATTGGAGATTTCATCCCACTAGCATAGGTAAAGGATTTTTCGGGTGAAATAGTGATAATTTTTTCGTCAATTAGTTTGTTAATAATTTGATTTTGGTACATATTAGTTAAACTCCTTCTTAATTGCTTGATATGCTTGTTGGGGATTACTTGCTAGCATAATGGGCCTTCCGACTACAATTGCACTTGAGCCAAATTCTTTTGCCATTTGTGGGGTAGCAGTACGCTTTTGATCATCATTTGAATTTTCTTTAGGTCGAAT includes:
- the pyrE gene encoding orotate phosphoribosyltransferase yields the protein MYQNQIINKLIDEKIITISPEKSFTYASGMKSPIYTDLRLTISYPDLRDWIETDLANLIKEKFPDVTIIGGVATAGIPHAALVAEKLGLPMIYVRPKPKDHGKGRQIEGRFTEDDKIVLIDDLITTGGSVLDAVKATKKEGGNVIGVSSIFTYYLPDARKNFEQAAVKFAPLLSYPELIKKENESQHITDEQYAALNTWHEDPWNWK